From one Ursus arctos isolate Adak ecotype North America unplaced genomic scaffold, UrsArc2.0 scaffold_26, whole genome shotgun sequence genomic stretch:
- the NEUROD4 gene encoding neurogenic differentiation factor 4, producing MAKPYVKSKEMTELVNTPSWMDKGLGSQNEMKEEERRPAVYGMLGSLAEEHDSIEEEEEEEEDGEKPKRRGPKKKKMTKARLERFRARRVKANARERTRMHGLNDALDNLRRVMPCYSKTQKLSKIETLRLARNYIWALSEVLETGQTPEGKGFVEMLCKGLSQPTSNLVAGCLQLGPQSVLLEKHEEKSPICDSAISGHNFNYQSPGLPSPPYGHMETHLINLKAPVFQSLGESSFGSHPPDCSTPPYEGPLTPPLSISGNFSLKQDGSPDLDKSYSFMPHYPSASLSSGHVHSTPFQAGTPRYDVPIDMSYDSYPHPGIGAQLNTIFTD from the coding sequence ATGGCAAAACCTTACGTGAAATCCAAGGAGATGACTGAGTTGGTCAATACACCATCCTGGATGGACAAAGGTCTGGGCTCTCAGAATgagatgaaggaggaggagagaagaccAGCTGTTTATGGGATGCTTGGCAGCTTAGCTGAAGAGCATGACAGTattgaggaggaagaagaggaagaagaggacgGGGAGAAGCCTAAGAGAAGGGGTcccaagaaaaagaagatgacaAAAGCTCGCCTTGAGAGATTCAGGGCTCGAAGAGTCAAGGCCAATGCTAGAGAACGGACCCGGATGCATGGCCTGAATGATGCCCTGGACAACCTGAGGAGAGTCATGCCATGTTACTCAAAGACCCAAAAGCTCTCCAAGATAGAGACTCTTAGACTGGCCAGGAACTATATTTGGGCTTTGTCTGAGGTTCTGGAAACTGGACAGACACCTGAAGGGAAGGGCTTTGTGGAGATGCTCTGCAAAGGACTCTCTCAGCCTACAAGCAACCTGGTGGCTGGATGCCTCCAGCTGGGCCCTCAGTCTGTCCTCCTGGAGAAACATGAAGAGAAATCTCCTATTTGTGACTCTGCCATCTCTGGCCATAACTTCAACTATCAGTCTCCTGGGCTCCCCAGCCCTCCTTATGGCCATATGGAAACACATCTTATTAATCTTAAAGCCCCAGTATTCCAGAGTTTGGGAGAATCATCTTTTGGGAGCCACCCACCTGACTGCAGTACACCGCCTTATGAGGGCCCGCTCACTCCACCCTTGAGCATCAGTGGGAACTTCTCCCTGAAGCAAGATGGCTCTCCTGACCTGGATAAATCCTACAGCTTCATGCCACATTACCCCTCTGCAAGTCTAAGCTCAGGGCATGTGCATTCAACTCCCTTTCAGGCTGGTACCCCTCGCTATGATGTTCCCATAGATATGTCCTATGATTCCTACCCCCACCCTGGTATTGGGGCCCAACTTAATACAATCTTTACTGATTAG